Genomic window (Arachis hypogaea cultivar Tifrunner chromosome 13, arahy.Tifrunner.gnm2.J5K5, whole genome shotgun sequence):
TATGTTGTTTTTGCCCCCACTATAATGATTCAAATAAGGCCTAGTTTGCATTATCTTTTTTCACATCTCAAtcactatatataattatatactacGTAAAAACTATGCATTAAGCTATAAATGTTGAGCTGTGGTGCCATTTTATGTGAAAATTAGAGATCTCTCGTGTTAATTGAGAGTTTGAACATGTATGTACTTCAACCTCAAACATAAAACATGTAAAATTGCAAATCACTTCTTTCTTCTATATTTCCAGAATTGTTTAGTAATGTGAAAACTACTGACTTGAACAATGCAAAGGACTATATTCCATTTAGAAGAATCACAtgtcaaaagaaaaagaatgcaCAAATTGTCAAATATGCAAGGTTGCCTTTCCCTACGAATGCTAAACAAAAGACTGTGCAATCTCCTAATAAATACAAATTTCTTCTATGACTtgttctctccctctctgtgtacTTCTTTGGAAACTATATAAATTCTATCTAGCTGTATCAGCAAcattttcattttgaaaaacTGGTTTGCAGCAAGTACTGCAACATTCCAATAACTTGCTCTAGTCCTACACTGTTATGTATTCTATCCAATTGCAAGGGTATGGAAATCAGGCCTATTTTTCACAACATAGAGCTCTTGATCATGCTCTGGCCATTCAAAAAGTTTGCCTTTATTGGATGACTTCAAAATAATGTCGGTCAGTTTCCACCACCATCTTTATACCAGACCATACTCCACGGGCCATTTTTGCTGCTCAACCTGTCAAAACATGTGTTTAAATTATGTAGATTTAAATCACTTTCCATAATTCCCTCTAAAGTTTTCTCAAGTCTGCTTATAGCTCTAGCTATAGGAGTAGGACTATGAAAAAGATTAACTCCAAAATAAAGTTGCAATACATTTTCATACATGTAACAGCATGCCATATCACATGCTGACAAGCATGTCCAGTTTCATGCTGGGATTCTTTTTGGTGCAAGGTTGCCAATATGGAAGGTATAGTGAGTCATAACAACCAACAAAAAGTGTCCCAGTTGTCACCATAATAATGAATTAGATGTGTCAATGCCAAATATCTACCTCCATGTTCCGGCGAGAACACGCATAGTCATGAAGAGAAACAACCCTGCCCAGACTCCAGGAAGTCCAAGTTCTGGAGCAGCTACCAGCAAGAACATTGAAGAAACTAGTCCAACCAGCATCTACCCAATAACGAAACCCAAGAAACAAAATGTAAGGATAAAGGAGGGAACAAACGACGAGAAAAAGATTAAAGCAAAATTAGTCATGAgactttttaagtatttttaatcATCAGGTTGCACAATTACCGTTGAGTACGCAGCATAACCATAGTCTGATACCCCATAGTAAAGCCCATCAATGACAAATGCCAAAGCATTCACTGGTTGAGTTCCAGCCACAAACTGCACAATATGATTAAATTTCAGATATTTCAAACATTACTGATACGTACATGCGTTCACAGTCAGAAAGGAGGATCATGCATAATATAATAGCTGAGTAGACATTTAATAGCCACGCTGAAACTTAGCCTAgctaaaaataagatattatattTCAATCAGTCCAAGAAGCTTTTGTCATGCAAGGTATGATTCATCAGTACTAGAGTCGCGATAGTCTGATGTTACAAATATATAAACATACAACAAAATGAACCTTCAGTTATTAGCCAACCAACAGTAAACCATTTGCTTATTTAAATGGAGCTCAACACTTCACAACAATTTATACTGGTTAGTTAATGTCAAGTCTAACctcccaaaaagaaaaaagaaaaaaattcctgAAGATAATCTAGCTAAGATATAAGATTATACATTCATCATCACTAAGTAACCTTGAAAAGATAAATTGTTTGTGACGCTCCATTATTTGGGAGGAAAAGAAGGGAAACAAAAAAGAGTTGATTCTTATGCTTTGCATGAAAATGATGTCGCTAGAAAAAGATGCTCTCCAATTAATGTCTTGAACTGGATTTCAATTTTTAGTTGGTGTTAAGGACCCGACACACAAACTTCAACTTCTGCAGTCTCGTTGCTTTGACttttatatcaatccaagtcaacAAGAATTGTTATTTCTTACCAATATGCCTGACCGAGCAACACTAAGAACGTCCAAGTCTGTGGTAAATAAGCTTGAAAATGATCCAAACCCAAAGAATAAGATCACGGACAAAGTAATTCCTGTTCCTAAACCAATCTGCTTGACACATAAAAGAGAGTAGGTGAAACGAATTCTGGATGGATCTGTGTACAAGTTATATCATTCAACTAAGAAAGTAAGAACAAAGTAAGTTACTGGAGGCAATAATCAAGCACCTGTAATACTCTATATGTAATGAGGCGTGCTTGCTCGTAATTTCCCTGTGAGTAACTGCTGGCAAGAAGTGTCTGTAAAATAAATGTCATTACTCATTACAATATTACACAATAACAGGACATCATTTTGAGCCCcacttaaaattttgaaaagacttTGGCTTATGAGCAAAAAGTCTTAAAACTTGACCATACCCAACCTGCTTGTTTACTTGGTCGGGAAAGCCCCCAAATGTCCATAAAATAAACAAATGCAGttcataattataaaataaaactttATTCGACTGGATTCATTTGTGTCTTGGAAACTGAATATGATAAACTAACGAGAGATATGTTTTGATCATGTTCTCTGCGGTACTTTGTTACTTCATAGTCATTTATGAATGCAAGATCTAACCTGACCAGCAAGTGCCAGAGCATCAGTGAGCAAAGATATCGGCAGCCAAACTTGCATGCAAATTTGATGACCAGCCATAGGTATAGGGCCCTGCTTAGCTGCCATAGAGGTTGACAGTGTCAAAGTCAGAAACACAGCCACAGTCCTGCCGATAAGAagaccacctacaatacaaaatGCAACAGTCAAAGTAAAACTAACTGCCTAATTAGCTAGGTTATGTCTTCGACCCAGTTAGAGTTAAGAAAACAAAAACCATATTTCGTGACTAAAAGTACAAAATACACATTATAATGTGTGAACAGACACAAAAGCCCTGTTAAAATGATCTATTCAATCAAATTCCCCTTTCAGGAACAATGCGATCATAATATTCTTGAAAAATGAACTCTATGGGATCGTAATTTTTAAATCAGTCAATCATATCTGATCCTATCAGCAAATCCTTCCAGTTTCTCGAAATTCTCATTCCAGTTTACTAGTTACTAAAATGCGCAATCCAACTTGAAGCTACATGTAAAATCTATAGCCAACAGTAGCAATAAATACAAAACCACAAATAGAATACACTATCCATTCAAAGCATGAAATCAAGAAAAACTGAAACTATTGATCCCTGAACTCATGTTAATCTGATTAGTTATAAAGCTAATAATCATGCAAATTTGAAGTTCATCTTGAAATTTTCAATGCATTTGTACAGAAAGAACTAGTAACAATTTTTCCAATCCACTCTGATAATTTTATTATCATTACCGAAACAAAAAGCTTCCTCTGTATATGGACAGACTTAGCAACACTACGACTTAATTTAGAAAGAGGTACCAGATTTCAGATAGCTGAAAATTTTTCTCCCATCAATGTGAAAAGGCGTTAGGAGCACATTGCCGGTCAATTTCCATAGAAGAATAAAAGCAATTAAGTATCTGGTGAGCAAAAGAAAAATTGCGTCAAATGCAGAAGATTACATAAATTCAGGGGCATGTGCAAAATGCACAGATAAAACTAAGTTTACCACATTGTTGACGTACTCAGAGATCACTGTAGCAGCTGCAGCACCACTAATGCCAAgaccaaaaaagaatattaatattgGATCCAATATCGCATTAAGAACATTGCCAGCACCTGAAAATTCAAGCGAAGCAATCTCCATCAATACATCCACAAATTTTTCACATCAACAAGACTAAAGTGCAGACGTAAGTCTACAAAAACTAAATATACTCGAAGAAATAATTTGAGAATCTGCTTGTGCTTCTTCTATGCAGTAAAGAGTCAAGGAATGAAAATGAGAACAGATATTCCATATAAGCTATTTGCTTTGTCATTCATTTATTAGCCTGTGTTGTAAGATTCCATTCTTTCTGGATTGAGTATAATAGGAAAACACAGCCTTTACTAAGAGTGCAGACTGTTGAAAAGAGGAGGAAAACAGGCCcgttacaaaaagaaaagaaaccatgGAGTTAAAAAGGATGGAGTAAACCACAGAAAATGCCACGGGAAGAGGATGGAATTCTAGTATCACACGCGGGGAGGATTTTGGGGGGGGTAatatttctaattttcaatcaaatttgAGTGAGAAAAGATAAAGGTATAGGATGCTGATGCAGTACTTGCCAACAGCATATAGAGGCGTCTTTGTATCCTTAAATCCACGAAAAGTGCCTTGAGCAGCTAATGCAATCACAATTGCTGGAGCGCCAAAGGCCCTTAGCATAAGAAAGTTCTCAGCAGGTCCACGCATAGGAGAATCCTGTACAAAAAATAAATGGATTATGGAGTAGATGATATTAATAAGATTTTTATCAAGTCTAAGGAGACAGAAGTAAGGTTCAATTATAGATAATGAAATGTTCCGTGAAATGGTTTTCCAAAAATGCAATGTTTATTTCTATTAAGCTCAGACCAACTAAAAGGGGAAAAGAAATACTGGGCCATAGAAAAATCTCTTGTTATGCATATAATGATTGATGACAGAGaatttgaagcaagaaaaagtaagtTTACATTGATTGACTAATTGTCAATATATTTCTTGAAGTGGATGGCAACATAATTAATTAACTGAAAGGTAACTAGTACATAATGATATTGGTGTTATAATAAGGTTCTCACCCTTAAATATAAGAATTAGTAACAAGAACTATCACATGTCTATTAGAATTGAACATGGATTTGGAAATGAAATTCAGATCCTTTTATTATTGTGCAATATTGACGTTAATTCATCAAAAAAGTTATGCACCACTATATAGAAtaaaaagaatggcttaaaagaaaaatgcaatGACTACTTTTCAAAAtagattaagaaaaagaaaagtaatgaATCTGCAACTGTGTAACAGGGAACAAGCCTATGAGAAGCAAATTGAACTTTCATGATTCAACCTAAAGTAAGATTGCTTCCAACTGAGATTTTACACAATAGTTCTACAGAGAAGTTGTAAAAAAGCATTCACTGATTTATATTACATGGAAAAAAAATCCATTCTTCCACCCTCCCCCCCTTCCCTtccctctcttttttttcctATTCATATGGTTGGCCGGGTGGTGTTGTCTTGGACAACCAAGTGTAGACTCTGAAGAAAATAACATGCTGacacaaaataaatatacaagGTAATTATTGATCAATAATCAGCCAAGGTTGACATACAGCAGGTATACCCATGATGTTCATAATGATGCCAGAACCAAGGGAAAGAAGCAGAGTTTCAGCAATTCCAAGAGTAGCAGCAAGTGCTAAAGAAGTTGATACTGAAGGAATACGCCTCTTGCTTTGGTATTTGCCACCAAAATCTAGATGATACCAAAGTGGAACAAAACCGTCAGTAGAGGCATCTAAAGAAGGGAACCTATGACCATGTCTGGAAAACTAGTCAGATTATTAAAGAGGTGTAGCTTTCTTATAAAGCTTACTACTTTCATCAGTTTGACTGGAATCCTTGCTGATCAGTGCCTGTTCCTCGGCAACAAAGGATGTGGTAATATTAAGTAAAGGAATGTTAAATATTTTTGACACCAAATTAAACACAGAAGTTGAAACCCCAACTGCAGCCAATTCAGCAGGCCctgcatatataaatataattaagagGGATTTCTCACTACAAcaacaatcatcaatcaaatgTATGTCCAACCAAACAGAACCTAAGACAAGCAAATACTTGTAACCATCATCACCAACTACAATTACAAGAATACAACTATCTATTAAATAAACAACAAACTAgcaattcagaatggttggcttccaGGGTGAGAATAAACTTAAGCCAAATAAGCTGCAGGCAGATAAATTACAATTCCATACTTTCGAACAGtttaaaacaagaaaatgcaaaccaataaataaaattaatttaatcaaattagctTACTTTATACAAGAGTATGTTTGAGTTAATGATTTAAGTGACTATTAACAGAAAGTTactaataactaactaactaattcacCATCTGTAATAATAAGTACCTATGTGGCCAACAAACGCTGTGTCGATCAGTGAGGTAAGTGGATCAGCTGCCAATGCCAAAGTTGCAGGTAGTGCAATGGACAGTATTTCCTTCCCCAGTTCATCGAATTTAAGCCACCCATCTCTGTTCAAAGCAGGTATATTAAACTTCAAAACTCCAATTTACATGCAAATAacctaaaaatagaaaagaaagacaaACTTTTTAACTGAAAATTCTCAGTCACACATTAAATCAGATTCAAAGAAAGAGAAGGCAGAAACTTTATCAAATTAAATCCTCAAAGTTCAATCTTAATTAAAATCGAAGAAACAAACTTCAAAATCCCAAATCACAAATAAATAACATAAGAATAAAGCCATAGACTAATTTCAAAAGTTCCATTTACATGTACGATTGAGCTAACAATAGCTTCATTAATtttaaatctctttcaaaacgAAGAAACTAACTTCAACTCAAATCTCTTCAAAAACGAAGAAACTAACTTCAACTCAAATCCCAAATTCTGCATCAAATTAAATTCAAACAAAGCTCAATCATGATCAAGTTAAAGCCACACATTTCAGCTGAAACCCCAAGAAACCCACTTTTAAGCCCCAATTACGCATAAACTAAgcccaaaaaaaatagaaaaaagaaaaggaaaaaaatccagCTCTGATAGTAACTCAATTGAAGCATTACCCGAATCGACGAAGAAAAGCAAAGGAATCATCCGAAGAAGACGAATTGCGAGAAGATTCATCTTCAAGGGAGCTAGTTTCAACGGAAtcattggtggtggtggtggtggcaccGTTGTTTTTCAAAGAAGCTTTTGGTGCGATTCGGATTCGAATGCGAGAAAAGCAATGATAAGGCTTTGGGATTAAAGTAGGAGATTTGAATGGTGGATGACAGCAATGGTGAGGTTGAAGTTGCAGAGAGTGAATGCAAAGAAAGCGGTGACATTGAGAAGATGCCATTGAAGCACCTGCACCACACAGTGGAGAATGAAAGGTGACGGAAATGTAACGTACTGAATAACGGCATAAGTAACATAACcatatatttattttcattttcattttatttattttccttcttttttttcattttaatggACACGTAATTTTACTCTgtcacaaaaaataaataaaagcaataaTAAATATGTATTTGGTGGGGCCATGTACTGCTTGGGCCTCAAATGATTGTTAATGGTTTCGGCCTCATATTCTGAGATTTTCAAATTggtagtggtaaaatatgaatcacaaatttaaaatatgaattttgtgggaaattttttttttataaagaataAACTATCATTTGAAACATTTAAGGGTTAATTattgttcattttttaactcaataATAAAGTTAGATCTAAAGTGGACAAGTCTAATTTTATAAAGAGAAAAGATTCaaacaatatttttttgtctATCCAACCTACATAAAGAATAGATTTATTGGTTTCTGTGCCTGACTTTACGTATAGAATCTTAACTACATTTATGAATTTGACTAAAATTCATTAAAGAATCTCAACAAATTTCTAAACCAAAAGGAAATAACTATCCATTATTATAGGTGAATAAGTTGCAGAAAGATAgcaaaattatattttctattgTATAAATATATCCCATCAATCTTAGGTATTTTTCAATCTCAATTCACTTAAATCTATTCAAAATTCTAGCTAATTTAACCATTGGAGTCCCTTACAAGTACTACTCCATCATCACTCAAAGACCTTCGATGTAGTGATGGACTCAAAAAATTTAtgttaagagaaaaaaataatgcaCATTACTTTCAAAAGATATattaatctaaaatatatataaaaaaataaaagtgcacATTAGTTATTCGAATacgaaaaaatcaaataaaaattacattagcCACTAACTTTGTTCTCTTCAAATATTGAAGGTCTCTTcttgttttcatattttaaaaatgttgAATGATTGTTTCATTCTAAACATGATTATGAGCACTATCATGGTTTTTAACATGTGTTTGTAATCGCtccttctttttttaatttgaaaagccATCTTTTATAAAAGCATCACCATTCACatcatcaaattttataaaattgcaacaaagatgcaacaccctaccacacagagctttacacttagaatgtaaaacagaggtggcgaggcgctacgacctctaaaaataaaaatttaatatataatataatgagaaaggtttataactaggagcctctGAGGAAAAAGGGATAAATCAAAACCGTTAAATCAAAAAGTACAATACTCTGATTGATAACGTAAACGAAACAGATAAAGAATAAGCTAGCGCGAGAAGATATACAAGAAAATGCCAAAAATAcagatatcaagactcaagactcggtttgcgaagataaccggtccgaacatagaagtatacatacatatatgaaGTAGGAGAACCCAAAAGAAAAGACAAGTTacagaacctgtttctccaaaataacctttAAAAGGAATCcatacaacatatatatatatatatatatatatatatatatatatatatatatatgtatatgtataataggtggagataataagtatctaagcAAATACAATTAACCAAAATAAACCCAAGAGATAAAGATCTTCACAACatcagaagcttccagcatgcctcagcgaggagcctcacgtcctgtatctgaaaaccacaaaattcgcatgggtgagaaccggaggttctcagaatggtaacagtacccacatatctaacatataatgtcctgggaaagtcaaagacaatcctagaacttccaacagataattaaaacttaaaatagaACTAAACCATGAAATTAAAATATGCAACTAGCTAAGGGTCTTCAGAGCTATCTAAAACTCCCCTTTCCAACTCCTCCGAACCTCCCAACTGCCTGCGGAACCAAATGCAACAAACACCATTATTACAAACAGAAAAATCACAAATAGGATTCAATATAGCAAATAATCAAGTAGCATTTAGTTATGCAATCACTTAGgcaataaaaataagacatataaatgcatatgatgcatgcctgtcctagtggttgATGAGTCCCATcagtcggttatagagccaacccgacaagtcctagtagctaaccattggactgtccatCGGTCgagcatccccaactcgagtaattctcaatcataaacataatcataatcataatcatacaacacccacactggtgtttatctatgggggcgagctcatccgaaactttcacagtgtctggcCACCCTTGTGACATAggatcagcagagtatcgagtctcaacctggagcacgtggtggctagtcactgctttcatccagggaaactcgtatctcagataatcatttcacATTTTCATTCATAACATTCCATAATCATTCATTCTGACCATATCATCACACATCATAACCCGGGGCAAGTGGGGGCAAAACCACAACTCTTGCGCTCACCCGGGGaacctctatactaaccaacctggagcaagtggggcgaaaccacaatccttgcatctacccaggaggtacgttctcatatgcccaggaagaaccaaggaggggatcctaacctcccaccatctcgttGGGGgagattttacaataccaggggGAATAAGGAAGGAGATCCTCACCTTCCACCGTctctctggggtcgcactttcgagaaagagaACTTAAGATAAAATAATCATTCACATTTTTATTTCCAACCATAAATCATAATTTATCATAGCCATCTGGCTCATAAcataatccataaccagccaataatcattattaaatacAGCCCTTCGACTCATGGCATACACCGCACTTCCATCATCatcctcagcaactcatacaatcatcattaatcataattcatcattaaCTCTCCCCTTACTTCACCCTCAAGCTACCACTCTTCCTAGCTTCctctcattactaggcatactataaggATTTAGGACTAAACGAatgaaaatggaggtttagaagtttaaaaTTCGGTTTTAATAAACACAAAAGTCATATTTGCTGAAAATAGGGTCACAAAAGATTATAAGCTTGCTGGAAAGGTGAAACATTTAAAAACAAGGTTTTAAAAaaaacagggcagtgtgcgtacgcacaggagtaaAATTTTCCAATTCTGTTCGCTTGCACAAGGCGTGCGAATGCCCTCAACTGAATATGCTTCCCaacgtgtgtgtgcgcacaacttGCAAAACTTCGTTGGTTGTGTGCGCGCACAAAGCGTGCTAACGCTCCCAGCAGCAGCCATATCCCTGTGCGTGCGTACGctcaaggctgtgcgtgcgcacaagttcAAAAATCCACAGAGTGTGCGTgtacacacaaaccagaaatcacaaattctgcagaattcacagaattcagatttcaggCCCCAACTTTCAATGATCATATCTATCCAACAAAGATGACGtaagctcggaccagaacgagCTCAAGTAGTTGAAGAACAGGCTCAAGCCCTAGAGGCTGGATTTATCAGGGAAGTCAAGTATCTGACATCGTTAGCAAATGTGGTGCTGGTAAAAAAGCAAAATGGGAACTGAAGGATATGCGTTGATTATACCGACCTCAACTAAGGCTGTCCAAAGGACCCATGTCCCCTACCCAATATTGACGCCTTCGTAGATTCCTCTTCATGATCCCAGTACCTatcgttcatggacgcctactcgggatataatcaaatcccgatggaCAAGTCGGACCAGGAGAAAATGTCGTTCATCACAGCTAGAGTAAActactgctacgtggtcatgtcatttggattgaaaaatgcaggagccacatatcaaataTTAATAAGATGTTCGCACCTCACTTCGGAAACCTAATGGAGttatacgtggacgacatgttagtgAAAACCAAGGATAAGGCAAACCTCTTGTCCGACCTCTCACATGTCTTCAGCACCATAAGAAGACATGGGATGAGGTTAAATCTCACCAAATGCACTTTTGCAATGGAAGCAGGAAAATTTCCAGGGTTCATGCTCACGTAGAGGGGAAGTGAGGCCAACCTTGACAAGTGTAGAACAATCTTAGAAATGAGAAGTTCGACTTGTTTGAAGGAAGGCCAACAgttgaatggccgacttgcagccttatccagattttttggcaggatcagcctTGAGATCCTTGCCACTTTTTTCACTACTTAGAAAAGGATGCCAATTTGAGTAGACTTTTGAATAGGAAGAAGCCTTTCAGGAATTCAAAAAATTCTTAAGTCAACTACCCATCCTTACCCGGCCAGAAATGGGTTAAGAACTAGTGTTGTACCTAGCTGTCACTAAGAAGGCAGTAGCATCAGCACTAATACGAGAAGATGAGGTCAGACAGCATCACATTTATTTTACTAGTAAAGTCTT
Coding sequences:
- the LOC112792064 gene encoding protein DETOXIFICATION 44, chloroplastic produces the protein MASSQCHRFLCIHSLQLQPHHCCHPPFKSPTLIPKPYHCFSRIRIRIAPKASLKNNGATTTTTNDSVETSSLEDESSRNSSSSDDSFAFLRRFGDGWLKFDELGKEILSIALPATLALAADPLTSLIDTAFVGHIGPAELAAVGVSTSVFNLVSKIFNIPLLNITTSFVAEEQALISKDSSQTDESNFGGKYQSKRRIPSVSTSLALAATLGIAETLLLSLGSGIIMNIMGIPADSPMRGPAENFLMLRAFGAPAIVIALAAQGTFRGFKDTKTPLYAVGAGNVLNAILDPILIFFFGLGISGAAAATVISEYLIAFILLWKLTGNVLLTPFHIDGRKIFSYLKSGGLLIGRTVAVFLTLTLSTSMAAKQGPIPMAGHQICMQVWLPISLLTDALALAGQTLLASSYSQGNYEQARLITYRVLQIGLGTGITLSVILFFGFGSFSSLFTTDLDVLSVARSGILFVAGTQPVNALAFVIDGLYYGVSDYGYAAYSTMLVGLVSSMFLLVAAPELGLPGVWAGLFLFMTMRVLAGTWRLSSKNGPWSMVWYKDGGGN